One window of Pseudacidobacterium ailaaui genomic DNA carries:
- a CDS encoding ATP synthase F0 subunit C: MRKLQYLFMTLSVLCMASPAFAQSTGGSAPSWVPIGAGIGMGIASGLCGIGQGRVAGSAAEAIARNPGARAGIQLMLVLGLAFIESLALFTLLIVFAKVK; the protein is encoded by the coding sequence ATGCGCAAACTGCAATATCTTTTCATGACGCTGAGCGTGCTTTGCATGGCATCGCCGGCGTTTGCACAGTCTACTGGTGGTTCGGCCCCAAGCTGGGTGCCGATCGGTGCTGGAATTGGCATGGGCATCGCATCGGGCCTTTGCGGAATCGGACAGGGGCGAGTGGCCGGGTCCGCCGCGGAAGCCATTGCCCGCAACCCAGGAGCGCGCGCCGGCATTCAGCTGATGCTGGTGCTTGGTCTGGCGTTCATCGAGTCGCTGGCCCTCTTTACGCTGCTGATTGTCTTCGCCAAGGTGAAGTAA
- the thiC gene encoding phosphomethylpyrimidine synthase ThiC has protein sequence MSTNGISAPQSATEIFRPRAEWIAKRKAEAARTGDTNMSQMHFARKGIITEEMEFVAKREKLPAELIRSEVAAGRMIIPANINHPELEPMCIGVASRCKVNANIGNSAVTSNIDEELRKLHMAVHFGADTVMDLSTGGNIPEIREAILRHSPVPIGTVPIYEALNRVKKLEDLNIDVYLEVIEEQAQQGVDYFTVHAGVLIQYVPLVAKRITGIVSRGGAILAQWMTHHHKQNFLYENFDRIVKVMAKYDVSFSLGDGLRPGCVADASDEAQFAELKTLGELTKKAWESDVQVMIEGPGHVPLDKIKEQVDKEVEFCHGAPFYTLGPLVTDIAPGYDHITSAIGAALIGWHGASMLCYVTPKEHLGLPNEKDVKDGMIAYKIAAHAADIARHRPGARDRDDAISYARYTFDWEKQFALSIDPETARSMHDETLPDDYYKEAAFCSMCGPKFCSMNWSSKVDEYNKTVHGIEKADLSNLVTLQAEQLSRKS, from the coding sequence ATGAGCACCAACGGCATCAGCGCTCCGCAGTCAGCAACAGAAATCTTCAGGCCCCGAGCGGAGTGGATCGCGAAACGCAAAGCCGAAGCAGCGCGCACCGGAGACACCAATATGTCGCAAATGCACTTTGCGCGCAAGGGCATCATCACCGAAGAAATGGAGTTCGTTGCCAAACGCGAAAAGCTGCCTGCAGAACTCATCCGCTCTGAGGTTGCCGCGGGCCGGATGATCATACCAGCCAACATCAACCACCCGGAGCTGGAGCCGATGTGCATTGGAGTCGCCTCCCGATGCAAGGTCAATGCAAATATCGGCAATTCGGCCGTCACCTCGAACATTGACGAAGAGCTACGCAAGCTGCATATGGCAGTACACTTTGGGGCGGACACCGTCATGGACCTCTCCACCGGTGGCAATATTCCTGAAATCCGCGAAGCCATCCTGCGCCATTCTCCTGTCCCCATTGGGACCGTGCCCATCTACGAGGCGCTCAACCGCGTCAAGAAGTTGGAAGATCTGAACATTGACGTCTATTTGGAAGTGATTGAAGAGCAGGCCCAGCAAGGGGTGGACTACTTCACCGTCCATGCGGGCGTCCTCATCCAGTACGTTCCACTGGTGGCAAAACGCATCACTGGAATCGTCAGCCGCGGCGGCGCCATTCTTGCCCAGTGGATGACCCACCACCACAAGCAGAACTTTCTTTATGAGAACTTCGACCGCATTGTGAAAGTAATGGCGAAGTATGACGTCAGCTTCTCGCTGGGTGACGGACTGCGCCCTGGTTGTGTGGCCGATGCCTCAGACGAAGCGCAGTTTGCTGAACTGAAGACCCTCGGTGAGCTTACAAAAAAGGCGTGGGAAAGCGATGTCCAGGTGATGATCGAAGGCCCCGGCCACGTCCCGCTCGACAAGATCAAGGAACAGGTAGACAAGGAAGTTGAATTCTGCCACGGGGCACCCTTCTACACGCTTGGGCCGCTTGTGACCGACATCGCACCGGGATACGACCACATCACCTCGGCCATCGGAGCGGCGCTCATCGGCTGGCACGGGGCCTCCATGCTCTGCTATGTCACACCGAAAGAGCACCTCGGCCTTCCCAACGAGAAGGATGTAAAAGACGGCATGATTGCCTACAAGATTGCCGCCCATGCCGCCGATATCGCACGCCATCGCCCCGGCGCCCGCGACCGCGACGACGCCATCAGTTACGCCCGCTACACCTTCGACTGGGAAAAGCAGTTCGCGCTTTCCATTGACCCGGAAACGGCCCGCTCCATGCACGACGAAACGCTTCCTGATGACTACTACAAGGAGGCCGCCTTCTGCTCCATGTGCGGACCGAAATTCTGCTCTATGAACTGGTCCAGCAAAGTGGATGAATACAACAAGACCGTCCATGGCATCGAAAAGGCCGACCTCAGCAATCTGGTGACGTTACAGGCCGAACAGTTGTCTCGAAAGAGCTAA
- a CDS encoding cytochrome c maturation protein CcmE: MKSNQGTRIGIAILVVLGAILYLAVSGVQANKSYYVTIQELHGMGDKAYTRHLRVAGFVQPGSIQRNGSDAKFVLVENNLTLPVTYQGEEPPPDTFKDNSQALAIGTFGRDGVFHATQLQAKCASKYAPAQPGQQGGALSARSAGTNSSTTPAPR; this comes from the coding sequence ATGAAGAGCAATCAGGGCACGCGCATTGGTATCGCGATTCTTGTTGTGCTTGGCGCGATTCTTTATCTCGCGGTCAGCGGAGTCCAGGCCAACAAGAGCTATTACGTCACCATCCAGGAGCTGCATGGAATGGGAGACAAGGCCTATACACGCCATTTACGGGTGGCAGGGTTTGTACAGCCTGGATCCATCCAGCGCAATGGCTCCGATGCAAAATTTGTCCTGGTGGAAAACAACCTTACGCTGCCTGTGACGTATCAGGGTGAGGAGCCTCCACCGGACACCTTCAAAGACAATTCGCAGGCGTTGGCGATTGGTACATTCGGCCGGGATGGCGTCTTCCATGCCACGCAGCTCCAGGCCAAGTGTGCATCGAAATATGCTCCCGCTCAGCCCGGGCAGCAAGGCGGTGCTTTGAGCGCCCGAAGTGCCGGAACAAATTCTTCCACCACCCCGGCACCACGATAG
- the ccmA gene encoding heme ABC exporter ATP-binding protein CcmA, which yields MQIIAQLENVSRVYGTFAALRKVSLTLEAGRCYVLLGENGAGKSTLLRMLAGLLRPSYGVVRVFGSAPDAIRERIGYMGHAPMLYDEYTALENLRYFAKLYRSRPCLEGEAALRAVGLDPGLKRPVGQYSQGMRQRASLARVLLPQPDLLLLDEPFSNMDSTSVHQMLDLLRNLRAQQKTIVLTTHQRDLAEPLADALIVLAAGSVDAVVKKGNGAFSISLSADAPIERHIQIYGPK from the coding sequence ATGCAGATAATCGCCCAGCTTGAGAATGTTTCCCGTGTTTATGGGACCTTTGCCGCGTTGAGAAAGGTTTCCCTTACGCTGGAGGCAGGAAGATGTTATGTCCTGCTAGGCGAAAATGGTGCGGGCAAGTCGACGCTGCTGCGGATGCTGGCCGGACTGCTGCGGCCATCCTATGGTGTGGTAAGGGTCTTTGGCAGTGCTCCGGATGCAATACGTGAGCGTATCGGGTATATGGGTCACGCACCCATGCTGTACGACGAATATACGGCCCTGGAAAACCTACGCTATTTTGCGAAACTCTATCGTTCGCGGCCTTGCCTGGAGGGAGAAGCGGCACTGCGTGCAGTTGGGCTCGATCCGGGGCTGAAGCGGCCCGTAGGACAATATTCTCAGGGGATGCGTCAGAGGGCCTCTCTGGCGCGTGTGCTTCTTCCGCAGCCAGATCTGCTGCTGCTCGATGAGCCGTTTTCCAACATGGACAGTACCAGCGTGCACCAGATGCTGGATCTGCTGAGAAACCTTCGGGCACAGCAAAAGACAATTGTTTTGACAACGCACCAGCGTGATTTGGCAGAACCCCTTGCAGATGCGCTGATTGTGCTGGCGGCCGGGAGTGTGGATGCCGTGGTCAAGAAAGGGAATGGAGCTTTTTCGATTTCGCTTTCTGCCGACGCTCCAATAGAACGACACATTCAAATCTACGGCCCCAAATGA
- the ybaK gene encoding Cys-tRNA(Pro) deacylase: MKTNAARYLDSLGIHYELRNYALDDENFSAILVAEKIGLPPEQVFKTLLCVTSEKEHIFAVIPGNAELDFKKLAHAAGARKAEMVSLKDIQPLTGYVRGGVTVFGAKKDFPVYVDETIELFDQISVSAGTRGTQILLSSTDYVRAAKAVVVPLTKEAMA; the protein is encoded by the coding sequence ATGAAGACAAACGCAGCACGGTATCTCGACTCTCTCGGCATACATTACGAACTGCGCAACTATGCGCTGGATGATGAGAACTTTTCCGCAATTCTTGTGGCGGAAAAAATAGGGTTGCCGCCGGAGCAGGTGTTTAAAACCCTGCTGTGCGTCACCAGCGAGAAAGAGCATATCTTCGCGGTCATTCCCGGCAATGCAGAACTGGACTTCAAGAAGCTCGCCCATGCGGCCGGGGCGCGCAAGGCAGAAATGGTTTCCCTTAAAGACATCCAGCCGCTGACTGGATATGTCCGCGGAGGTGTGACCGTATTTGGAGCAAAAAAAGATTTTCCTGTCTACGTGGACGAGACCATCGAACTTTTTGACCAAATTTCAGTGTCCGCCGGCACGCGCGGTACACAGATTCTTCTTTCGTCCACAGACTATGTTCGTGCAGCAAAGGCCGTCGTGGTCCCGCTGACGAAAGAGGCGATGGCGTGA
- a CDS encoding heme exporter protein CcmB — MKLPYFITHLVKDLRLEWRSKDAINSMLFFALLVVVLFSLAFDPTRESSRQIAGGILCVAAMFAAVSALNQAWAREIRHQVLDAQRMTPAPSASLFLGKALANFFFVTVVELILAPVFIVFYNLHALGNVWLLAGVLPLGTWALVVNGTFFAALSLRARNRELLLPLLLFPLFIPALLAMVLATNYILTGEQDPGLWIKMLAGYDVIYTTICLLLFEVVFHAE; from the coding sequence GTGAAACTGCCATACTTCATCACGCATCTGGTAAAAGACCTGCGTCTGGAATGGCGCTCTAAAGACGCCATTAACTCCATGCTGTTCTTTGCACTGCTGGTCGTGGTGCTTTTCAGTCTGGCCTTTGATCCCACGCGGGAATCTTCTCGCCAGATCGCGGGCGGGATTCTATGTGTGGCAGCCATGTTTGCTGCTGTCTCAGCTCTGAACCAGGCCTGGGCGCGCGAGATACGACATCAGGTACTGGATGCACAGAGGATGACTCCCGCGCCATCGGCTTCACTGTTTCTGGGCAAGGCCCTGGCAAATTTTTTCTTTGTTACGGTGGTTGAACTCATTCTTGCTCCGGTATTTATCGTGTTTTACAACCTGCATGCCCTGGGCAATGTCTGGCTGCTGGCAGGCGTGCTTCCGCTGGGAACATGGGCGTTGGTGGTCAACGGGACCTTTTTTGCGGCGCTCTCCCTTCGTGCCCGTAATCGCGAGCTTCTGCTGCCTCTGCTTCTGTTTCCATTGTTCATTCCAGCGCTGCTGGCCATGGTATTGGCAACAAACTACATTCTTACCGGCGAACAAGACCCGGGTCTTTGGATCAAAATGCTCGCCGGCTATGACGTGATTTATACGACCATCTGCTTGCTTCTGTTTGAAGTCGTATTCCATGCTGAATGA
- a CDS encoding DegT/DnrJ/EryC1/StrS family aminotransferase produces MQFVDLKAQYRRLKQEIDARIQTVLEHGQYILGPEVAELEEQLRVRIGARHCITCSSGTDALLLALMAAGIGPGDEVITSPFTFFATGEMISLLGAVPVFVDIDPETYNIAPEKISAVITSRTKAILPISLYGQCADFDAINAIAQNHGLAVIEDAAQSFGATYKGRHSCNLSTIGCTSFFPSKPLGCYGDGGACFTNDDMLARRMMELRNHGQDRRYHHTAIGINGRLDTLQAAVLLAKLAVFDEEIAARQRIAAEYDCLLQDVVRTPVVREGHTSAYAQYTIEVERRNEVENALRLTGIPTAVHYPVPLHLQPAFAAMGLGEGSYPHAERAGMRVLSLPMHPYLDRDQIVRIAQAVHDAVKACSA; encoded by the coding sequence ATGCAATTTGTCGATTTAAAGGCGCAATACCGCAGGCTGAAGCAAGAAATTGATGCACGAATTCAGACAGTGCTAGAGCACGGCCAGTACATTTTGGGGCCAGAGGTGGCAGAGCTGGAAGAGCAGCTACGGGTGCGTATCGGCGCAAGGCACTGTATCACCTGTTCGAGTGGCACGGATGCACTTCTGCTGGCCCTGATGGCGGCTGGAATCGGCCCGGGCGATGAAGTGATTACTTCTCCGTTTACATTTTTTGCAACAGGAGAAATGATCTCCCTGCTGGGTGCGGTGCCTGTTTTCGTGGATATTGATCCGGAGACCTACAACATTGCGCCCGAAAAAATCAGCGCTGTGATTACTTCTCGCACGAAGGCCATTTTGCCCATCAGTCTCTACGGGCAGTGTGCAGACTTCGATGCCATCAACGCAATTGCACAAAACCATGGACTTGCGGTGATCGAAGATGCAGCCCAAAGCTTTGGGGCCACCTACAAAGGGCGTCATTCCTGTAATCTCAGCACCATTGGATGCACTAGCTTTTTTCCCTCCAAACCACTCGGCTGCTATGGAGACGGGGGAGCTTGTTTTACAAACGACGATATGCTCGCCCGGCGAATGATGGAACTTCGTAATCACGGACAGGACCGCCGCTATCACCATACTGCGATTGGAATCAACGGTAGGCTGGATACGCTTCAGGCCGCTGTGCTTCTGGCAAAGCTGGCGGTCTTTGATGAGGAGATCGCTGCACGGCAGAGGATCGCTGCTGAGTATGATTGCCTGCTACAGGATGTAGTCAGGACGCCTGTCGTGCGGGAGGGTCATACCAGCGCTTATGCGCAATACACGATCGAAGTTGAGCGGCGTAACGAGGTCGAGAACGCTCTCAGGCTGACCGGCATTCCCACGGCCGTCCATTATCCTGTACCCCTGCACTTGCAGCCGGCATTTGCAGCCATGGGGTTAGGCGAGGGGAGCTATCCCCATGCAGAGCGGGCCGGGATGCGGGTCCTCAGCCTGCCCATGCACCCCTATCTTGATAGGGACCAGATCGTGCGGATTGCCCAAGCCGTGCACGATGCCGTGAAAGCCTGTTCCGCGTGA
- a CDS encoding MerR family transcriptional regulator — MLQCFTTRDVLHLTGVSARQLQWWDEQGVVVPKREGRKRIYSAEDLIEILVIEELRRRQISLQQVRRVLRFLRKELRLRLADLAQGKREHHLLLSGRHIYLESDSHQIIDLMRNTSQPMLLICLTDAVKHLRMDLRQVLAQAPKKTAGPARSKRRAPEKAQTA; from the coding sequence ATGCTCCAGTGTTTTACCACTCGCGACGTCCTTCATCTCACTGGCGTCTCAGCGCGCCAGTTGCAGTGGTGGGACGAACAAGGCGTGGTGGTACCGAAACGCGAAGGTCGCAAACGCATTTATTCGGCAGAAGACCTGATTGAAATTCTCGTGATTGAAGAACTTCGGCGCCGGCAGATCTCCTTGCAGCAGGTGCGGCGCGTTCTGCGTTTTCTGCGCAAGGAGCTACGTTTACGTCTGGCAGACCTTGCTCAGGGCAAAAGGGAGCATCACTTGTTACTGAGCGGCCGGCACATCTACCTTGAATCAGACTCCCACCAGATCATTGATCTCATGCGCAACACCAGCCAGCCGATGCTGTTGATATGTTTAACGGATGCAGTGAAGCATCTCCGAATGGATTTGAGGCAGGTTCTGGCCCAGGCCCCGAAGAAGACCGCAGGTCCGGCCAGAAGCAAAAGGAGGGCACCGGAAAAAGCACAGACGGCGTAA
- a CDS encoding ABC transporter permease has translation MRVIVDDIRYGLRQFRKAPGFTITAVLTLALGIGATTAIFTLIHAVLLKSLPVTRPEDLIRVGNEENCCINGGMQDNWSLFSFDQYKLFRDNNPEFQQLAAFQAGRDQISVRRQGSSQPAESFISEFVSGNAFDALGIQAYAGRLLQPSDDQKGAAPVAVMSFRTWQQKYGQDPSIVGASFMINGFPYTLIGIAPPGFYGDRLADNPPSFWLPLSSEPQIDGVMAVLDRPDLDWLNLLGRIRPNTNLKQLEARMQVQLRQWMLSPQSKVRQNDRSLIPKQTLHLSPGGGGVQTMRDQYKDGLRLLMWISSFVLLIACANLANLMLARAATRRQQTSVRSALGAPRTRLIRQALTESVVLAVLGGLAGLAVAYGGSRLILHLAFQKSFVPIDPAPSLPVLGFAFAVSLLTGVLFGVAPAWMMVHASPIDALRGTNRTTAQGSTMAQKSLVVLQAAISLVLLCAAGLLTQSLRNMQNQHFGFETQNRYILHIDPQMAGYKPEQMDAFYRELHDLLAAIPGVKSVAYSLYSPMEGNNWGTGVFLEGQAPPPPGSNDNNTSWVRASADYFATIGTRIIQGRGLTLADTESSQPVAVVNKTFAKKFFKDGNAIGKHFGIDGPEHTGTFEIVGVTEDTQYWGPTEKIRPMFFLSAHQWVKYTDADMNMFEKVSHSKLDSVEIQTAGFVPGLEAQVRRAIAQVNPDLTVIDFNSFADQVKGNFNQQAMIARLTSLFGLVALALASIGLYGVTAYSVERRTSEIGIRMALGADRLAVLKLVLRGAFLQVIIGLAIGLPATILGGQALSSLLFGIRPYDPAVLLITTVILLGSAFLAAVIPARRAASTEPMQALRIE, from the coding sequence ATGCGGGTCATTGTTGACGACATTCGCTATGGGTTAAGGCAATTCAGAAAGGCCCCCGGATTTACGATCACGGCCGTCCTGACTCTGGCGTTGGGCATCGGAGCCACCACTGCCATTTTTACTTTGATTCATGCTGTCCTGCTCAAGTCGCTGCCGGTAACACGGCCCGAGGACCTGATACGGGTTGGCAATGAGGAAAACTGCTGTATTAACGGCGGAATGCAAGACAATTGGTCGCTTTTCTCCTTTGACCAATACAAGCTGTTCCGGGACAACAATCCTGAATTTCAGCAACTGGCCGCCTTTCAAGCGGGGCGGGACCAAATCAGCGTGCGCCGGCAGGGAAGCAGCCAACCGGCGGAAAGCTTTATCAGTGAATTTGTCTCTGGCAATGCATTTGATGCGCTAGGTATTCAGGCCTATGCGGGGCGTCTGCTGCAACCCTCCGACGACCAGAAGGGCGCCGCCCCGGTGGCTGTGATGAGCTTCCGTACTTGGCAGCAGAAATATGGGCAGGACCCTTCGATTGTGGGTGCCAGCTTCATGATCAATGGATTTCCTTACACGCTCATCGGAATTGCTCCGCCGGGGTTTTATGGCGACCGGCTGGCTGATAATCCTCCGTCCTTCTGGCTTCCTCTTTCCAGTGAACCGCAAATTGATGGGGTCATGGCTGTTCTGGACCGTCCGGACTTGGACTGGCTGAACCTTCTGGGCCGTATCCGGCCAAACACAAACCTGAAGCAACTGGAGGCCAGAATGCAGGTACAGTTGCGACAGTGGATGCTGAGTCCTCAAAGCAAAGTGCGGCAGAATGACCGCTCACTGATCCCCAAGCAGACACTGCATCTCTCTCCAGGTGGTGGCGGTGTCCAGACCATGCGCGATCAGTACAAAGACGGTCTGCGTCTGCTGATGTGGATCTCCTCATTTGTCCTTTTAATTGCCTGCGCAAACCTGGCGAACCTGATGCTGGCGCGGGCGGCCACTCGGCGTCAGCAGACCTCAGTGCGCTCTGCACTGGGCGCTCCACGGACCAGATTAATCCGGCAGGCGCTAACGGAAAGCGTTGTGCTGGCTGTTCTTGGTGGCTTGGCTGGACTCGCTGTGGCCTACGGCGGGTCCCGGCTGATTCTTCATCTGGCTTTTCAGAAAAGTTTTGTGCCGATCGATCCTGCTCCGTCTCTTCCAGTGCTTGGATTTGCCTTTGCGGTTTCCCTGCTGACAGGAGTGCTTTTTGGCGTGGCCCCTGCCTGGATGATGGTCCATGCCAGCCCAATTGATGCGCTGCGTGGTACAAACCGCACGACCGCGCAGGGAAGTACGATGGCCCAGAAGTCTCTGGTCGTACTGCAGGCAGCCATCTCATTGGTGCTGCTGTGTGCTGCCGGCCTGCTGACGCAGAGCCTTCGCAATATGCAGAACCAGCATTTTGGTTTTGAGACGCAGAACCGCTACATTCTGCATATCGATCCGCAGATGGCCGGCTACAAGCCTGAGCAGATGGATGCTTTTTATCGTGAGCTGCATGATCTTCTGGCGGCCATTCCCGGCGTGAAAAGCGTGGCCTATTCTCTCTACAGCCCTATGGAAGGCAACAACTGGGGTACTGGGGTCTTTCTTGAAGGGCAGGCACCTCCGCCTCCCGGGAGCAATGACAACAATACTTCCTGGGTACGGGCCAGTGCGGATTACTTTGCGACCATTGGAACCAGGATCATTCAGGGACGCGGTCTAACACTGGCCGACACAGAGTCATCGCAGCCAGTCGCGGTCGTCAACAAGACCTTTGCCAAGAAGTTTTTTAAAGACGGGAATGCGATTGGCAAGCATTTTGGCATTGATGGTCCCGAGCACACTGGCACATTTGAGATTGTGGGAGTGACGGAAGATACCCAGTACTGGGGACCAACAGAAAAAATCCGCCCTATGTTTTTTCTCTCTGCTCATCAGTGGGTGAAATACACCGATGCAGACATGAACATGTTTGAAAAAGTCTCCCATTCCAAACTGGATTCTGTGGAAATTCAGACCGCTGGCTTTGTTCCCGGTCTGGAAGCTCAGGTCCGCCGCGCCATTGCGCAGGTAAATCCAGACCTGACCGTGATCGACTTCAACAGTTTTGCTGATCAGGTAAAGGGAAACTTCAACCAACAGGCCATGATTGCGCGGCTCACATCTCTTTTCGGTCTAGTGGCCTTGGCGCTGGCTTCTATCGGACTGTACGGGGTCACGGCTTATTCGGTTGAACGGCGCACAAGCGAAATCGGCATTCGAATGGCCCTCGGGGCGGACCGCCTTGCTGTGCTGAAACTGGTCCTCCGTGGAGCATTCCTCCAGGTCATCATCGGGCTTGCGATTGGGCTTCCCGCAACCATTTTGGGAGGGCAGGCACTTTCCAGTCTGCTCTTCGGTATCCGGCCCTATGACCCAGCCGTATTGCTCATCACAACGGTCATTCTGCTGGGTTCTGCTTTTCTGGCCGCCGTCATACCGGCACGCCGGGCGGCCAGTACAGAGCCGATGCAGGCGTTACGCATTGAGTAG
- the purB gene encoding adenylosuccinate lyase, protein MIARYTRPQMGRIWNEENKYRAWLAVEVAASETLAEDGIVPQEAARAIRERGKFSVERIQQIEAEVRHDVIAFTTAVAENVGPESRWLHYGLTSNDVVDTALALLVKEASALIRQDLLALMEVLKKRAIEFKHTPTIGRTHGIHAEPTTFGLKLLNWYAEMRRNLERFDAAAEQMRIGKLSGAVGTFGHLSPKHEERICEKLGLKPDPIATQVVQRDRHAQYISALAIITATLDKIAVEIRHLQRTEVREAEEYFSEKQKGSSAMPHKRNPITSEQISGLARVVRANAQAAYENVALWHERDISHSSVERIIFPDSTILTDYLLVKTASLVENLLVFPQRMLKNLQSTGGLIFSGQLLLDLAEAGMLREDAYRLVQKHAMRAWKEDLVFRDLVKNDPEITAKLSPEKLEHTFALERQLKNVDAIFDRVLLNA, encoded by the coding sequence TTGATCGCCCGCTATACCCGTCCGCAGATGGGCCGCATCTGGAACGAAGAAAACAAATATCGTGCCTGGCTGGCCGTAGAGGTGGCAGCCAGTGAAACCCTTGCTGAAGACGGCATCGTCCCGCAGGAAGCAGCGAGGGCCATCCGCGAGCGAGGAAAATTTTCAGTAGAGCGGATCCAACAGATTGAAGCGGAGGTCCGGCATGACGTAATCGCTTTCACCACTGCCGTGGCGGAAAACGTTGGGCCGGAATCGCGCTGGCTGCATTATGGGCTTACCTCGAATGATGTGGTAGACACTGCTCTGGCCCTTCTGGTCAAAGAAGCCTCTGCCCTCATCCGGCAGGACCTTCTGGCCCTTATGGAAGTCCTCAAAAAGCGCGCCATTGAATTCAAACACACGCCGACCATCGGACGCACGCATGGCATTCATGCTGAACCCACTACCTTTGGGCTGAAGCTGCTGAACTGGTATGCGGAGATGCGCCGTAATCTGGAGCGGTTTGATGCTGCAGCGGAACAAATGCGGATCGGAAAGCTGTCCGGCGCCGTGGGTACCTTCGGCCATCTAAGTCCTAAACACGAAGAGCGCATTTGCGAAAAGCTCGGGTTGAAACCGGACCCCATCGCGACCCAGGTGGTCCAGCGGGACCGCCATGCGCAATACATCTCTGCCCTAGCAATCATAACTGCAACCCTGGACAAGATTGCCGTGGAAATCCGCCATCTCCAGCGGACGGAAGTGCGGGAAGCAGAAGAATACTTCTCTGAAAAGCAGAAGGGCTCCTCTGCGATGCCGCATAAGCGAAATCCGATTACATCAGAACAAATCAGCGGACTTGCGCGCGTAGTGCGGGCCAATGCACAGGCCGCGTATGAAAATGTGGCGCTCTGGCATGAACGGGACATCTCCCACTCTTCGGTTGAGCGCATCATTTTCCCGGACTCAACGATCCTGACAGACTATTTACTGGTCAAAACAGCAAGCCTCGTTGAGAACTTACTGGTCTTTCCCCAGCGCATGTTGAAGAACCTGCAAAGCACCGGCGGATTGATCTTTAGTGGACAACTATTGCTCGATCTTGCTGAGGCTGGAATGTTACGCGAAGATGCATACCGGCTCGTGCAGAAACATGCCATGCGCGCATGGAAGGAAGACCTGGTCTTTCGCGATCTGGTAAAAAATGATCCGGAAATTACCGCAAAGCTAAGTCCAGAAAAGCTTGAACATACCTTTGCTCTGGAGCGGCAACTTAAAAATGTGGACGCGATCTTCGACCGCGTCCTACTCAATGCGTAA
- a CDS encoding menaquinone biosynthesis family protein, protein MTASAESAGIREITIAHSPDSDDAFMFYGLATNKIRVNGYKFTHTLCDIETLNQKAMKEAFYDVTAISFHAYPYIQDNYALMACGGSVGEGYGPMIVASQRFTLNEIKKVKVAVPGTLTTAFLALKLFAPEIETAVVPFDKIIPEVLAGNYHAGLIIHEGQLTYAHNGLHKIIDLGQWWREETGLPLPLGGNAIRRSLGTDVMLKVTQALRDSIQHGLDHREEALSYAMQFARDLDTNLADKFVGMYVNERTLNYGEDGREAIRKLLTLGHERGIIPHPVKVDFVG, encoded by the coding sequence GTGACCGCATCCGCTGAATCCGCCGGGATACGTGAGATCACCATCGCCCATAGCCCTGATTCTGACGACGCATTTATGTTTTATGGGCTGGCGACGAACAAAATCCGCGTGAATGGCTACAAGTTCACCCACACACTTTGCGACATTGAAACGCTGAATCAGAAGGCCATGAAAGAGGCCTTTTACGATGTAACCGCAATTTCCTTCCATGCCTATCCTTACATTCAGGACAACTATGCGCTGATGGCATGTGGCGGCTCCGTAGGAGAAGGGTATGGCCCAATGATTGTAGCCAGCCAGCGCTTTACTCTGAACGAGATCAAGAAGGTCAAAGTCGCCGTCCCCGGCACACTGACCACTGCCTTCCTGGCACTGAAACTTTTTGCTCCGGAAATTGAGACGGCTGTTGTTCCTTTCGACAAGATCATTCCCGAGGTACTGGCTGGGAACTACCATGCTGGACTCATCATCCACGAGGGCCAGCTTACTTATGCGCATAACGGTCTGCATAAAATCATTGACCTTGGCCAATGGTGGCGCGAGGAAACAGGACTGCCCCTGCCTCTAGGGGGGAATGCCATCCGGCGCTCTCTGGGTACGGACGTGATGCTCAAAGTCACACAGGCCCTGCGCGACAGCATCCAGCATGGGCTGGACCACCGTGAAGAGGCGCTTTCCTACGCCATGCAGTTTGCGCGCGACCTTGATACCAATCTTGCAGATAAATTCGTCGGCATGTACGTGAATGAGCGCACACTGAACTACGGCGAAGATGGACGTGAGGCCATCCGCAAGCTCCTCACTCTGGGACACGAACGCGGCATCATCCCTCATCCGGTGAAGGTGGATTTCGTCGGATAG